AAAATTAACTTTTAAAAATGTCTTGAAATTAGTAATAAACATACCTGTGACTTTTGATTGTTAAATGTGGGTGCTTTTAGGGGAAATTGAGATACGTCAAAATAGATCATTAAGGTAATACCTGGTTTGCATACTACTGAAAAAAAAGCGCTTTAAATCAAAAACATAAGATTTAGCATTCTTTCAGCTTAGTTTGAAAATCTAAAAAAAAGTAAAACACTATTCAGGTGAGTTTATGAGCAAAGCGGATTTTAAAGGCGTTTAAATTAGTAATGGCGAAGTAACACGTGCCTAGTAGTTCGCCCTTTTTCAGTATTTTATCCACATACTAAATTGTCTTGCATAGGATTTAAACTAGTATTTTCGACAGGACGTGTAATATTAGAACATGACCAAAACAATAAAATTTCATTAGATTATTCAAAAAGACAGAATTTATGAAAGTTATAATTTGTAATACCGTAATAAGAAATTGACTAAAAGTTTTAAGGTTGTAAAAGATAAAAACGTTAATTTAAAGATAGTAAACCGCCCTAATTTTTTGAAAATCACGAAAAAAATCGATAGGAATATATTCAAAATAAATTCAATGTCGAAATTAGAATAAGTAAAAATATTCAAAAAAGAAAAATCAATCCTTTGTTTTTCTTTGTCTAATGGTCGATTGAATCTTTTCCATCCACTCAGGAATCCTCACATCAGCCGCAAGCGGGTGTTCTTTAAAATGCGGTTTGATATCAAGGACCGGGCTGCCGTCAATGGCATCAAGACCTGTGACTTGGAGAGTTGTGCCTTCCACCCCAATTAGACGAACAGTAGTGGTAAGAATTGGATTCGGACGGGCAGGACTGCAAGTTGAGAATAGTCCCACTAGGGGGTTTTCGGGATTACCCATTGGATGAACCATTTTTAGGGCACGGGCTTCGCGGGGAACATTATGGGCCCAGTAGATAATCGTGATATGAGAGTATTCATCGATTCCTTCAAGGTGGTCAGCGAGGTCCTCGTTAAGGACTACCTCGGAGACCGTTTCGTCATTCTTGCGAACTTTCTCGAGGGTCGGGGCGATATCTTCGCGCATTCTGAGGCCTGTTTCATTTGCAATAAGGAATGGCTGCTTGGTAGTGTTGCGGACCACCCCAATCGGGTGCAAAATAATATCTTCAAATTGTGTATCCATAATTAGCCTCCGTTTCTCATAAATTTTGGTAATAAAGATTTTATTTTTGTTTTGAGCAGGTATTTGCCGCCCATTCAACTTACAATATACGCGAAGAACTTATATATAATTTTTTATTTGTTTGGTATTTTTCAAACAAAAATATCGAATTTCAGTCTTTATTAGCAGATTTTTATTTGAAATCCAATGTTTTGCAAAATTTACTTTTTTAAACTACTTTTTAAAAATTCAAAAAGAATATTATATTTTTAAAAAATTTTTCAAAAAATTAGCATCTTAATATAAAAAAATAATATGGGAAAAATTTCCCTTCTGTTATTAAATGATTTATTCAAAAGCTACTCCGCCCTCATAAAGTGTATAACCGTTTAAAACGATGTTTTCAGTGTTTCCACTCAGTTTGGTAATGTAGCTGTCACCAGTAAGTGTCCACGTGCTTGTACTATCAATAGTTACTAAAAGTGCTGATGCCGTTGTTCCATCAGAGTTTATTGCACCAGTATATGACGATCCATCCGAAATACTTAAATCCATTTCAGAAATAGAATCAACCATAATGTCTCCTGAAACAGTCTCTTCATTAAAGTTGACTTCACAAGTACCTCCATTGGAACCTGCACTTCCCCAACCTCTTGAACCGTCATTACCTGCAATCAAAATAAGGTAAGTTCCGTCTGCAAGGGTCAAATCAACGTTGTTTAGTGTAAGAATACTGTCAGTATTTGTAATATAAAACATATCTCCATTATTCGAAACCAAAGATCCGCCGGTCATGGTAAATGAGCTTGTTCCCACATCTGCGTCACCAGACATGCTTTGGTACAGCATTACGTTATGAATGTTTTCTGAACATTCATTACCATATACTCCTTCCATATTACCCATTACTTCACAATTATTGATTGTAACAGAATTCAATCCTTCAACAACGACTGCCTCAGACGTTTCTGCAGTAAGTACTGCATTGCTTACCGTGATATCTGCAGTACTGTAAATTGCAGGTGCGCCTGAGCTTCCACTGGTTTTGTATGTACCGCCATCAACAACCATTGTTCCGCCACCACGATCACTCCTAATTGCAGCTTTCACAGTTGCAAAGACATTTAGATTGGTTGCGTACATTGTTCCGCCACCAGCAACCTCAATACCTCCAGCATTTCCGCCAGAAACGGTGATTTCAGTATCTTCGATGTAAATTGTTGCACCATCGTATGCAAAAACACCATTTGAACCTTCAGTTGTAGCTGTAACCAAACCTCCATTAATGTAAAGGACTGCATTATCTAATGCAAGAATTGCGGAATTTAAACCATAGAAACTTGATGCATCACTGCTTGATGCAGAACCGCCAGTTTTTTCCACAGTTACATCGTTAAGTGTTGCAGTAACTTCTCCTTCTGCCCTGATTGCATTTTCATCATCATTTGAAGATGCATACGTTCCGCCAGTTAGTTCTTCACCGTCAGTTAAAACGTATGCCCCAGTGCCGGTATCTACGCTAGCAGAACCACCTGCTCCTCCAGGAGGCATGCCCATTTCACCATCAGGCATTCCATTATAAGTGGAATCAATAGATGTTTGATCTTCTTGAGTATCGGTACATCCAGAAATACAGACCAATAATACAAGAAAAACCATTAAGGGATAAAATTTTCTATTTTTCATAAAATCCCCTCCTATTTTTTTATTATAATTAAATTAGTTTAGTGCCTACCAATTCTTATTTTTCTTATCTTTTATATACTAATACAAAATACCAACAGAACCCCAAAAGCAGATAAGATGATTAAATATCTGTTAATTAAGTTGATATTTTTTAAATTCTTAGAAATTATTTAAGTTCTATTTTCAAATTTTATTCAATTTTACTTAATAGATCTAAATTTAACTAGAAAATAATATATACCTTTTATATTCAATTTTAATTGTATTTTTACAAAAAAAAGTTAAATTAAAATAGATCGGGAGGTATTGAAAGACATATCTGGTTACATTGGGAAAATAATGATTAAAAAGATTATTTAACCAAATAAATAAAATAAAACTGTTTTCAACATTATTAATTATCAAAATAACATTTAAATTAAGTTTTCAGTCCAAATATCTATTTTAAATGTTATAACTTGGAAAACTTACCCAAAAGTACTGAATTTTCTAAATAACTTAATCCAACGTATAATTGGAGGATAAAATGCGGTTTAAAAATATATTTTTGATATTGCTGAGCTTAATGCTGTTATCATTATCAATTACAGCAGTTTCAGCAGAAGAAATTGAATATAAATTCATTTCAAACACAACAAGCGATGAAAGCGGTAATTTTGTATTTAACGACGTTCCAAACGGAAATTACACCCTTTCGGGAGTAATCTGGAGTACTGCAATGGGAGGAATGTGGCTTACAGACGTTGAAGAAATAGAAATCGAAAACGGAAGCCCTGTTGGAAACCTCTCAATGGCTATGAGATCAAACAGTAGTAACGATGCAGAAGCCATACTAAGGATGCTTAATAGAACAACGATCTCTGGAGCAACCGTAAGTAAAACGGGAAGTGCAAAAGTTGGAACAACACTTGTTCTTACTGATGAAAACGGAGATTTTGTAACTAACACAACAAGCGATGCTACAGGTAACTTTTCAATTGGAAATATCCAAAACGGAAATTACACCCTTTCGGGAGTAATCTGGAGTACTGCAATGGGAGGAATGTGGCTTACAGACGTTGAAGAAATAGAAATCGAAAACGGAAGCCCTGTTGGAAACCTCTCAATGGCTATGAGATNNNNNNNNNNNNNNNNNNNNNNNNNNNNNNNNNNNNNNNNNNNNNNNNNNNNNNNNNNNNNNNNNNNNNNNNNNNNNNNNNNNNNNNNNNNNNNNNCAGAAGCCATACTAAGGATGCTTAATAGAACAACGATCTCTGGAGCAACCGTAAGTAAAACGGGAAGTGCAAAAGTTGGAACAACACTTGTTCTTACGAAAAAGATGGTATCTTATGTTCCAGGTGAAGTTTCAAAATTAAATGTAGCAATTGTAACTGGATACAGCAATTATGAAAAACAGCTCTCAACATCAACGAATAGGATAAATTCCAATTCTGATCTAAATATCGTAGCTTCGTACTATACGACTTTAACGTTATCTGAGGACATTGATCTCAGTCAGATGGATATTATCTATATAGTAATGCTTACGCAGAGCGCAGAAACAGTTGAAAATACTGTACAATCTGCAATTGATAATGGAGCAGTAGTAATCGGTTCCAACACATATCTACCGGAAAGTAATTATTCAATTCCAGAAGAACATACGGATGTCGAAGCGTTTAAAAAATATCTTTCAGAATACTGGTCTGGAGGAGCTTCAGATGACGAAAATTTCGATAATTTAATTTTCTACCTGGCAAGCGAATATTACAACCGTACAGACCTTACGGTAAAAGAGCCTTCTGGTCTTCAACGGGCAATATACCATCCAAACATGACTACAACACCTACTGAATTTTTCACTGGCGATGCTGGGGAATATTTTGCATGGTATTCGAATAGAACTGAAGGTCATGCATTTGACGAAGATGCACCTACTGTGGGAATCGTATTTTATACATCCTACTATCCAAACGAAATGGATCCGATCGACAAATTAATAGCAGGATTTGAATTGAGGGGCGTAAATGTTATTGCATGTTATGGTGATGCAGATAACCAGTTAGATTATTACTTAAATTATAATAATGAAACGAAAGTAGATGCAGTAATTTCATTCCTCTATCGTGGAACGTACTTTGATTTAGAAGAACTCGGAGTACCTGTTATAGATGGAGTTTTAAATGGTTACATGAACACAAGCGAATGGATAGAAACGAGCAATCCACTACCTGTTACAAACATGCTTAGAATTTACAGACCCGAATCAGAGGGTCTTATTGACCCTATCATGATAGCTGCTACGGAGGAGGTCCTTGAAGATAATACCACCATATCAAAATATATTGGCCATGATACCCAGATAGAGTGGCTTATTAACAGGACAATCGCACAGTGCAACCTTGGAATCGAGTCTGAAAGTGAAAAAAAGGTTGCGATAATTTACTATAACCACGAAGGTGGGAAAAATAACATCGGAGCATCATATCTTGAAGTTGCACCAAGTATTGTAAACCTCTTGAATTCAATGGAATTGGACGGTTATGATATTAATGAATCTATGATCCCAAATAAAACAGAATTAGTAGATTTAATGCTCCTTCAGGGTAGAAATATAGGTAGCTGGGCTCCAGGGGAACTTGAAAGCCTTGTCGAAACAGGCGAAGTTGAACTTATCCCGGAAGAAACGTATATTTCATGGTTTAACGAGTTACCTGAAAAAAGAAGAAATGAAGTAGTAGAAACTTGGGGCGAAGCTCCGGGAGATTTAATGGTTTATGAAGATAATAACGGGTCAAAATATATCGTTATCCCTAAAATAAGCATGAGCGACAACGTAATTGTTTTACCACAACCTTCACGTGGTTGGATGGACAGTTACGATACGTTATACCACGATACAGAGTTACCACCAAATCACCAGTACATTGCATTTTATTTATGGCTCCAAAAAGAGTTTGATGCAGATGTTATGGTTAATATGGGAAGACATGGAACCGTAGAGTGGCTTCCTGGAAAAGAATTCTGCCTTTTAAGTGACGAATGGCCTGCTTTAATGGTTGGAGATATCCCTGTAGTTTATCCATATGTAATGGATGGAACAGGAGAAGGTATGCAAGCAAAAAGAAGAGGCAATGCAATTATAATTGACCACTTAATTCCCCCAGTAATTTCTGCGGGTCTTTATGGCAATTACAGTTTATTAAACAGTGAAATAGCTTCTTACTCGACATCAGTTACTGAATCAGAATCACTCAAGCAGGCCCAATTTGAAGAGATTTTAAACCTTACAATTGAATTAGGTCTTGAAAGTAGAGTAAATATGAGTCTTGCAGAAAATGAAAGTACAGTCGATGAATTTTTAGATGAATTAGATGAAGTTTTGAGGGAGTTGAGGACTCTTTCTATGCCTTACGGATTACACGTTCTTGGTGAAGCACCTGCAGGTGATGAACTTGTAGGTATGGTAAATTCAATGCTTGGTAGCAGTTATTCTGAAAAAGTAGCAATATATAATAGTTCAGACTCTGCAGCCACTGATTTGTTAACAAAAGTACTTTTAGAAAATATTTCAATAGATGATGCACAAATGCAAGTTTTAGGTAATACTTCAGAAGATATTGAATGTGATTTACAACTTGCCATTAACTATTCAGCACTGCTTTTAGAAGCAGACAATGAAATCGAACAGGTCTTAAAAGCAATGAATGGGGAATATATCGAGCCAGGTCTTGGTGGAGATCCAATCTTAAGGCCAGAAACGCTTCCATCAGGTAGTAATTTCTACGCATTTGATGAACAGCTTATTCCAACAAAACAAGCATGGGAAGAAGGTAAAGCGCTCGTAGATGAATGGCTCAGTGAATATTACGAAGAAAATGGAGAATATCCAACTAAAGTAGCATATATATTATGGGCTGGAGAATCCACACGTCACCAGGGTATAATGGAAGCGCAGATTCTTTACATGCTTGGTGTACAGCCAGTATGGAATGAAAATAACGGAAAAGTTACGGACGTTGAAATAATAAACAGTTCTGAACTTAATCGACCTCGTATCGATGTTGTCGTGCAAATATCTGGTCTTTACAGAGATTCATTCCCGATGAAAGTTCAATTGATAGATAAAGCAGTTAGACTCGCATACGAAGAAGACGAGCCTAACAATTACGTCAGAATAAATACCAATGAATTACAGAAGGCATTAAATGAAACCATACAAAATGAAACTCTTTCATTGGATATTGCACAGTTTAGAATATTTGGGCCGGCTGACGGAAATTACGGAACCGGTATGGCAAATGCAGTATCTTCAAGTGAAACATGGAATGATACAGATGCATTAGCAGAACTATACATAAGCAGAATGAGCTACATTTACGGCCAAAATATATGGGGTCAGACAATTTCTGAATATATCGAACTACAAACCGGTCAAAATGTAGAAATTGATAATGAAATCATATTTGAAAATAACATAAATGATGTAAGCGACATTTTCCACAGTAGAAGCTCAAATACTTACGGAGCGATAGATACAAACGATTTCTACCAGTATGTTGGAGGATTAATCAATGCAATAACATACGAATCAGGAGAATCTCCAGATGCTTATGTGGTAAATCTCCAGAATGCTGATGACCAAAAAGTAGTGTCATTGCAAACATATATTGAAAATGAACTCTATTCAAGATACTATAATCCTACATGGATAACCGGAATGCAGGAAAGTGGTTTTGAAGGAGCTACAGAAATGGAGAAATTCGTTGAAAATCTTTGGGGATGGGAAGCCCTCACTTCCGATATCATAACCGATGAAATGTGGAATAAAGTATACGATACATATGTGGCAAATTCAGAACTTAGTGGTTGGTTAAATGAGAACAATCCTTATGCATACCAATCAATGACAGCACGAATGATGGAAACATCACGTAAAGGATACTGGGATGCATCCGGTGAAACCCTAGAATTCCTTGCAAACGAATTCATCCAGTCAGTAATTGAATATGGCGTTACATGCTGTCACCACACCTGTGGAAACATCGAACTTAACGAATGGTCACTGGATCATTCATCACTGGATAAGGAAACATTAGAAGAATATGTAAAAATATTCGAAGAAGCTACACAAAAAGACTTGGATATTTCGGAAGATAGTACGGAAGTTCCTGAACAAAATGACGAAAGTTCAAGTTCTGAGCCAGATACATATTCAAAAGTGTATTCTGGAAATGAATCCGTAATCGAAGCAGTAAATGCAACAAATGATACAATAATCACAAACACTACTACGACTGAAGATGCAGCACTAAGTGCTGGTTCTGATGGAGGAAAAAGTAGTTCTGGAAGTTCAAGTTCAACTTCAAGTTCTGAATCCTCTTCGTCTTCAACGTCAAAAACTCAGAAAGCATACGAAGTTACAGTAGCAAATGAACCTGAACAGTCCGAAACTTCTGGAACAACAGTTATTGCAATTATTGGTGCAGTTGGAATGACGGGACTCGTTGGTGTTGGATACTTTAAACAGAACCCAGAAGTCTTTACAAATATTATAAATGCACTGAAACTTCTGAGAAGAAAATAAATATTTTCTTTTTTACATTTTTAACTGATTAAATAGAATTGAACTATTTTTAAATTTCAAAATTTCAATTTTTTTCGAAAATTCAATGCTTTAACCCTGATTAATCGTATAAAAAAGGTTTTGGGCCAGTTATCGCCCATATGACGTTATGAACAAGTTTTAGTTACATAATATACTAAAATCTATTAGAATAAATAAAAAAGGAATAGATAGGTTAAATCGCCTGAAAAAAGTTTCAAGAAAAATTTCAACATTAATTAAAAAATAACCCTATTTCAAAAGTTGGGGACGTAAATCTCTCCAAATATTAAATTGTATCGAAAATATTTAATTTCCCCAAATTAAATATATCCCCCTATAATATCCAACATTAAATCCTTCAAACAATGCCTATCTTAATAATTTGTTCAGGATCATGGAGAGAAACGTCCCCATAATATGTAGTATTGGTTGATACAATTGTCTTTCCCATTAGGATTTTAAATATAGGATGATCTGAAATCATAATACGTAATGAATGTGTAAAATAATTAATAACCCAGATATCGGACTAACCATTAATTTTTCAAGTTATATTTAAAAAGAGAAAATTATTTCAAAATTATTCATCAATCATGCATTTTGCATCAGTATACCATTTTGGAATTGTAGTATTGAAATAATCGTAATCAATAAGCGCTTTTGCAGCCTGTTCTGTCATGATATTAACTTGTTCTTCGCCAAATGGAATTGCCCAAGGTAGTGAAGAGATTGTATTAACGGATATGTAGAGGGCGAGTAACTGGAAAAACTTTTCAGGAATATTTCCATTAAAGTAACCATCTATTTTACCAACTGCAAATGCCTTACTTACTTCTACATCCCATATAATTCGGTTAAATTCTTCATATGGATCTCCAAAATCATAACGATTAAAGTCAATAATTGCAACATCGTCGTTATTTGTTAAAATCATATTTCCAATATGGTAATCCCCATGTTGCAGTGTTGATCTAATATCCTTTAATAAATGCCTATTGCGATTTATATATTCAATAAATACCTCCCCATTTTCATATTTTAATGGGCATTCTAAATATGCTTTAATTTTCATGCCTATCTTTTTATTAAATCTTTTTTCCCATGAATCCAGGTTTGAAGAGATATTTAACGAATGGATTTTTTTAAGTATTTTTCCAGATTTTATTCCAAGGTTGTACTGTTCCATTGCATTCTTTTTTAGAATGGCTGTTTCTAAGTCTTCGCCTTCAACCCAAGTAAGCAGCATGTATATCCCAGATTCACAAATTCCAAAATCAACTGGTTTTGACATTTCAAAGTCCATTTTGCTAAGTTCAAGTAGTATATCGTATTCTTTCTGTTTTCTTTCGTAGAATTTAATATCTGATATTCTAAGCAGGAGATGTTCTTTATTCTTCGTGATAATGTGGTATTTTTTATCTTCCGACCACCCCTTATTTACTTCTTCAATGATATCCCATGATTCGCTTCCATTAATCCCTTTAAACATATATTAACCCCATTTTAAGCTAGACGATTAAATCACATTTAAAATTAAGATAGTATTGTTGGCTATCGGATAAAAAATTTAAAAACTTTACCCCAAATTTACTCACAAAAACACTTTTTCTTTTTTAATTTTTAAAACAGAAAATCTTTTTCAGAAATTTAAACTAAATCATTTTAAAATTCCAAAAAATATTATTTTTTATTTAAATTAATTTTTTCAATCAATATTATTCCGAAATTGAAATATAGTTTTTTTAACATATTTTTATTAGAATCGGTTAGGGGGCGGTATTTTTGAGCGTTTACGATTTTGATATAAACCTTCAAAAAGTATTTTACAATTATTTTAAGGAATTTAAAAGCACCAATTGGAAAAACTGGTTAGATATATCCTCAATTGAAGAATACGAAGAAGCAATTTTTAAAAATTCGGGGCTTTCAAGAGATATCTTGGATGAAATTTATTTAAAAAAAACTGATCCAAAGGAGTTTTCACTAAATCCACAAGTTTTTTTAAAGGATAGTCTTGAAAAAGATGATATAATTGATTTATTTTCAAAGGACACTGCAATAATAACTCACACTTCTGGAACTTCTGGCGGAGATATTACAAAATTGAAGTGGTTTTTGATTTCTGATGATTTTTTAAAAAGAGTCTGGATTCCCGGAATGCAAGCAATATTTGAGTCGAGCGGTTTATCAAAAAATAAATCAGCGGTAATTTTTGTTCCAAGCAGGATCAAAGTTGACGGGCTTTCAAAAATCGATGATTTAAATCTTGTTCGCCTTTACACATCAGAATTTTCCCAAAGGGTAGTTTTATCACACATTAAACCTTCTTCATACTTAATTGATGAATACAAAAATGCGCTTAATATACTTACAATTTCAAAAATACTAACTCTTGATGATATTTCAGTAATTTCTGCGCCCGCTGCAACGATTATCAAATGGGCAGACATTGATAAATTAAAAGCAGGACTTGAAAAATCAATAAATTCTATTGACTGGGATTTGGTAAAAGATGAATATTTGGAAGCTTTCGAATTAAAAAAATTGTATGAAAAAATTGGGCTTGATAATTTTGCAACAGAAATTCAAAACAGGCTTTCAGAGGCACTTAAAGATTCTACGCTTATATTTAGCATAACGTCCCTCTCAAAAGACGAATGGATGAAAATTAGGAAATTTATGGGCTGGAATATTGGTGAAGAAAAGTTTACAAATCTTTATGTTGGGAGCGAAATCGGCCCATTTGCAGGCGGGATAAATAAAGAAGATAATTATCGAATGTATGTATTTCCTCTAACTTATCCTGTGATTGAAAGAAAAGGAAAAAAAGAATTTATTTCTAAAACTAAAGATAAATATGGAGTTTTACTTGTTTCGAGACCGGGATCAGATCCTTTAATAAATATTGATACTGGCGATGTAGTTACGATATTAAATCAGGATGGAATTCCAAAAATCTCAGGTGAAATTTTAAGATCTGGATTTAAATTAAAATTAGAAATGAAACTCGAAGGTTTTCCTGAAAACACCGAATTTTTTGCTGGAGATTACTTTGATATTGGTGGAATTGAAGTATTCAATCCTCGAAAGATGGTTTCTTGTATGGGACAAAGATTTGGATTGGAAAAAGATAATCCTGTGCTTTTGGTGTCCGGAGAATCTTACAAAATGGTTTTACCGCTTGAAAATAATAAAAATGTTCTCATTGATAAAATAAAAGATGAAATGCCAAACTGTTCTATTGGGCAGGATATTGAAGAAGCTTTGAAAAATGATAAAATTTCGCTTGAAATGGGAAATACAAATGTTAAAACTTCAATTGATCACGCAGAACTATTAGAAAAGGTTAAAAAGGGCGACCTTCCAAAAGGGGTTCTCAAAAAATGGCCGTTTTACATTTTAAACGTGCCTGAAAATTCAGAAATTTAAATAAATCATTTTTGTTTTAAATTTTAAACATGGAAAAGTATTTATAGAATAATCGCCCTTATTAAGTTGTTCGTGCGGAGATGGCCCAGCCTGGTACGGCGCGGGACTGCTAATCCCGTTACGCTCTGCGTAACCCGAGTTCAAATCTCGGTCTCCGCGTTTAACTTTTTTCTGAAAATATTAACTGATTTTGATTACATTTTACGCGTATTTTTTCGGTTTAACGACGGGACTAAAACCCGTATTTTTAACAGGACTCTGTCTTTACAAAATACGGGTTTAGTTTTTGGAAAAATCAAAGACATTTTTCTAAAGATTGACATTTCTAAATACAAGTTTTTAAAACTCGTGAGGTTTTCAAACACCTTCGACAATGATCCTGTAAAAAACATTATACTTTTTTGAGTAGTGAACATCGTTTCCAGACTTCAATTCATTTATGACATCTGACTCATTGATGATCCTGCCTGTTAATGATTGATTTAAATAAATTTTTTCAGAATTTAATACTTCATTTGTAGAACCTGTTAAATCTCCAATTGAGATTTTTTGAAACCTGTTAATTAAAATTTCATCATCTTCAGTACTTTCAATTTCGTCTGGTTTCTTTTCGATATTATCAGAACAAAATATTGTTCTAATCTGTCTTAATTCAGTCATTGCTTCAATTCCGCTTGCAATTCTTGCAGTTAAAACCATTTCGTATTTTTCTATTAAGTTTTTCTGTTTTTCGAGCGAATTGACGATTTTTTCTTCTAAGTCCTGCATGGTGGTTCACCTTGATAATAATTTAACTCGTGTTACTTTTTACAAACTAAAATATAATTATATTATTATTTAAAGTTATGTAAAAAATACAATCGTATTATATTTTACAATCGTATGTTAATATAATTCAAACCCAAAAATAGTAATTAAAAAAGAATGTGGGTTTAATCATGGTTTTAAAATTACTTTCAAAGAAACATGTGGAGAATATTTTAAAACTCTTAAACGAGAGTGGGGAATTGTACGTTCAGCAGATAAACGACGAAGTTAAAATTAATAAAAGTAATTTAAGCCAGCTTTTACAAGAATTGCAGGATAATGATTTTGTTTCAAAAAGAATTGATGAGGATACGGCTAAGAATTTGCCGAAAAGTTATTTTAAATTGACGGAAAAAGGTAAAAGAGCTTTAAAAATTTATGAAATGGCTGAAGAATTATAATTTGAGGGTGGGGAAATGGAAGATGTACCTGAAGAAGATAGAATTTATGCTTTTTTAAAATTTAGTGAGAAACCGTATATTGAAGAACTTTATAATGATGGAAAAATGCATTTCAGCCTTTTAAGTTCTTTTAATACAAAAGAAATGGG
This DNA window, taken from Methanococcus maripaludis, encodes the following:
- a CDS encoding SAM-dependent methyltransferase; this encodes MDTQFEDIILHPIGVVRNTTKQPFLIANETGLRMREDIAPTLEKVRKNDETVSEVVLNEDLADHLEGIDEYSHITIIYWAHNVPREARALKMVHPMGNPENPLVGLFSTCSPARPNPILTTTVRLIGVEGTTLQVTGLDAIDGSPVLDIKPHFKEHPLAADVRIPEWMEKIQSTIRQRKTKD
- a CDS encoding helix-turn-helix transcriptional regulator; the encoded protein is MVLKLLSKKHVENILKLLNESGELYVQQINDEVKINKSNLSQLLQELQDNDFVSKRIDEDTAKNLPKSYFKLTEKGKRALKIYEMAEEL
- a CDS encoding carboxypeptidase-like regulatory domain-containing protein — protein: MRFKNIFLILLSLMLLSLSITAVSAEEIEYKFISNTTSDESGNFVFNDVPNGNYTLSGVIWSTAMGGMWLTDVEEIEIENGSPVGNLSMAMRSNSSNDAEAILRMLNRTTISGATVSKTGSAKVGTTLVLTDENGDFVTNTTSDATGNFSIGNIQNGNYTLSGVIWSTAMGGMWLTDVEEIEIENGSPVGNLSMAMR
- a CDS encoding aminoglycoside phosphotransferase family protein; this translates as MFKGINGSESWDIIEEVNKGWSEDKKYHIITKNKEHLLLRISDIKFYERKQKEYDILLELSKMDFEMSKPVDFGICESGIYMLLTWVEGEDLETAILKKNAMEQYNLGIKSGKILKKIHSLNISSNLDSWEKRFNKKIGMKIKAYLECPLKYENGEVFIEYINRNRHLLKDIRSTLQHGDYHIGNMILTNNDDVAIIDFNRYDFGDPYEEFNRIIWDVEVSKAFAVGKIDGYFNGNIPEKFFQLLALYISVNTISSLPWAIPFGEEQVNIMTEQAAKALIDYDYFNTTIPKWYTDAKCMIDE
- the cobN gene encoding cobaltochelatase subunit CobN, with the translated sequence EAILRMLNRTTISGATVSKTGSAKVGTTLVLTKKMVSYVPGEVSKLNVAIVTGYSNYEKQLSTSTNRINSNSDLNIVASYYTTLTLSEDIDLSQMDIIYIVMLTQSAETVENTVQSAIDNGAVVIGSNTYLPESNYSIPEEHTDVEAFKKYLSEYWSGGASDDENFDNLIFYLASEYYNRTDLTVKEPSGLQRAIYHPNMTTTPTEFFTGDAGEYFAWYSNRTEGHAFDEDAPTVGIVFYTSYYPNEMDPIDKLIAGFELRGVNVIACYGDADNQLDYYLNYNNETKVDAVISFLYRGTYFDLEELGVPVIDGVLNGYMNTSEWIETSNPLPVTNMLRIYRPESEGLIDPIMIAATEEVLEDNTTISKYIGHDTQIEWLINRTIAQCNLGIESESEKKVAIIYYNHEGGKNNIGASYLEVAPSIVNLLNSMELDGYDINESMIPNKTELVDLMLLQGRNIGSWAPGELESLVETGEVELIPEETYISWFNELPEKRRNEVVETWGEAPGDLMVYEDNNGSKYIVIPKISMSDNVIVLPQPSRGWMDSYDTLYHDTELPPNHQYIAFYLWLQKEFDADVMVNMGRHGTVEWLPGKEFCLLSDEWPALMVGDIPVVYPYVMDGTGEGMQAKRRGNAIIIDHLIPPVISAGLYGNYSLLNSEIASYSTSVTESESLKQAQFEEILNLTIELGLESRVNMSLAENESTVDEFLDELDEVLRELRTLSMPYGLHVLGEAPAGDELVGMVNSMLGSSYSEKVAIYNSSDSAATDLLTKVLLENISIDDAQMQVLGNTSEDIECDLQLAINYSALLLEADNEIEQVLKAMNGEYIEPGLGGDPILRPETLPSGSNFYAFDEQLIPTKQAWEEGKALVDEWLSEYYEENGEYPTKVAYILWAGESTRHQGIMEAQILYMLGVQPVWNENNGKVTDVEIINSSELNRPRIDVVVQISGLYRDSFPMKVQLIDKAVRLAYEEDEPNNYVRINTNELQKALNETIQNETLSLDIAQFRIFGPADGNYGTGMANAVSSSETWNDTDALAELYISRMSYIYGQNIWGQTISEYIELQTGQNVEIDNEIIFENNINDVSDIFHSRSSNTYGAIDTNDFYQYVGGLINAITYESGESPDAYVVNLQNADDQKVVSLQTYIENELYSRYYNPTWITGMQESGFEGATEMEKFVENLWGWEALTSDIITDEMWNKVYDTYVANSELSGWLNENNPYAYQSMTARMMETSRKGYWDASGETLEFLANEFIQSVIEYGVTCCHHTCGNIELNEWSLDHSSLDKETLEEYVKIFEEATQKDLDISEDSTEVPEQNDESSSSEPDTYSKVYSGNESVIEAVNATNDTIITNTTTTEDAALSAGSDGGKSSSGSSSSTSSSESSSSSTSKTQKAYEVTVANEPEQSETSGTTVIAIIGAVGMTGLVGVGYFKQNPEVFTNIINALKLLRRK